GACAGAAAAGATACGATAGAACTTCTGTCGCCGTGAACATCCTGAAAAAGCATTCTAATAGGTGTGTAGAATCTGTTGTATAACGAAATCAAGAACGATAGCGCCAGTACATCCATTTGAATACGATTGATTGTCTTATAGAGACCTGCTTCATGACATCACAACGAATACGTCGTATTTCATAACTCTGTACGAAATCATTTGGAATAGGATGCCTATGCCCAACAGTCTCTCTGGTGTGCATAATTCTCCATCTGACACGTGTCTATACGTTTAGCGGGCTGTGATATTGATCCCCTTTTCCGGGCCATAACCCAACCACTAGCATTATTGGCTACGGTGGTCAACAACGAAGTGGACACACGGGCGACCTACTACCACTACCGAATAGCTTGTCCGATTGTTGCTTTCATCGCTGATTATCTCCAATAGGGGATGATACGAAGTTTTTGCAGGTTATTAGCTCTTGGCATGATGCGGATGGGTAAATTATCTGTTTGTAAATAACCAACGCGTTCTTTTCCCTGTAGGAGAAGAATAAATCCTCGTGTGGTATTTTCTATGCCAAAGGCATGTAGTAAATAATACAACGAACAACGCCGCCGGAGAAAAGTATCTGTCTTAGTTACCAACCTCACATTAACTTTGATACCATTCCATTCCGTACAgaaaaaacaacaaaaacatATAAATAAGTAGATCTGAAATGAAACAAATAAAGTGTTATTCGATTGGGTTGTAAAATTAGTTCCCGAAGATCTATAAAAAATCAGTGCCATTTGAGATGACAGTGACCTCCACCGTACATTTACCCCTCGCTGCCAACTAAAACAAGTGCGTTCTTCGTTACACCACATACTTAGTCATCGATCATCCTTGAACTTCACTTATTTCGAACGCTCGGTCTTACCCTGTTACAATACGCTAAACATGAAGTTTATGCTGGGCGATCTTCCCGTTCTGTTCCCTTACGATCGGTATGTCGTCTCTTATCACAGCGCACACAGCAGTCAACGTCATACACGTAGCCACAGTAACTGACAACATTTGCCTCAGGCTGTACCCTGGTCTGTGTTTTGGCCAGTTTCTGAGCGTCCAAAGCTTACATGGCCCATCACAGAGCAATACTCCTACATGGCAGACCTGAAAACGACATTGGACGCGGGTGTAAGTCAGGTTGCCACTTCTTTTGAGAAGATCAGTTAACACAATGGCACGAATAGGGTCATTGTGTACTTGAAATGCCCTCTGGAACAGGAAAAACCGTATCACTGCTATCTTTGATCATTGCCTATATGCAAGTAGGTATACAGCAGCTGTTTGCCCGAATGACATCTACTCATATATCTCACTAAATAGTTTTATCCTAATAAGCGAAAGCTCATCTACTGCTCACGGACGGTTCCGGAAATAGAGAAGGCCCTAGCAGAACTCAAGCGATTGATGGTGTACCGCGCAGAGATGGGGGCAAATGATGGTGATTTCAGAGGATTGGGATTGACCAGTCGGCGGAATCTTTGTCTTCACCCGGAAGTCAGTGTTAAATGTGTGTCTGATCAGCAAAAAGCTCACAGACTTAACAGGTTAgcaaagagaaaaaaggcaaagtaGTCGACTCGCGGTGCAGAGATCTCACCTCAGCGTTCGCTTGTGAAAAAGGGAGGACTGATCCGGGAAGCGTACCATTATGTAGTTTCCATGAGGTATGTTTCCACAGTGATTGAGCTTAGGGACTGAAAGTATACTCAGGAATTGAACAACTACGAGCCCGGAAATCTTATACCCCCAGGTGTTTATACTTTGGATGATGTAAAGAAGTATGGCCAAGAAAAGGGTGTCTGTCCGTATTTTACAATCAGAAGAATGGTGAGTAGGGTTCATAATGCAACGCTCTTGAGGCTAATTATCAGAAATGAAGTTGCCCTTCCTTGACGTTGTGATATACTCCTTCCATTATCTCCTGGATCCAAAGGTCGCGGAGCAGGTCTCCGCTGAAATGAGCAAGGAGAGCATTGTGATATTTGACGAAGCACACAACATTGGTTAGGATCAACGTTGGGGTAGACGAATTAAAACTTACATCGTGTTCAGATAATGTCTGTATCGAGTCCCTATCCATCGATTTGACAAGGCCAATGTTGGATTCGGCAGCAAGAAGTGTCAATAAACTTAGTGACAAGATTGCGGAAATTAAGGAGACCGATGCGAAGAAGCTGGAGGATGAATATGCGAAACTAGTCGAAGGTCTGCAAGAAGCCAATGAGCGtgcggaagatgaggacATGCTTGTTAGTCCGGTTCTGTCAAAAGATATGGTAGATGAGGCTGTGCCTGGGAACATTCGAAAGGCGGAGCATTTTATAGCTTTCCTCAAACGATTTATTGAATATCTCAAGGTAATGATACCCTAGAACGAACGGGCAAGACTGACTTTCACAGACTAGGATGCGCGTGTTGCATGTTGTAGCAGAGACACCTCAGTCATTCCTAGCGCATTTGAAGGAAATAACATATATTGAGCAACGGCCTCTCAAGTGAGTAGTGACTTAGTTAACGTCGTATGCGGTGTGGCTTATGCTGCTCGTCCAGATTTGCCTCTGAGCGCCTTACTTCCTTGGTTCGCACATTGGAACTGACAAACTTGGAAGAACATTCTGCGCTGCAAAAGGTTGCCGGTTTTGGGACCCTTGTCGCCACTTACGAAAAAGGATTCCTGCTGATTCTTGAGCCTTACGAAACCGAGCATGCCACAGTGCCTAACCCAATTTTTCATTTCACGTGAGTTCATCATGAAGAACAATCAAAATAAGGCGCTAAATTTACTACAGTTGTCTTGATCCATCGCTCGCTATAGCGCCCGTTTTTGACCGCTTCGCCTCAGTGGTCATCACTTCCGGTACCATATCTCCCCTCGACATGTACCCCAAAATGTTACAATTCCAACCCGTTATGGAACAGTCGTATCCTATGACCCTCACCCGAAACGCCTTTTTACCAATGGTTATAACCCGAGGCAGTGATCAAGTCCCAATTTCCTCCAGATTTGAGGTTAGAAATGACCCTGCGGTCGTACGAAATTTTGGAAGCATCTTGATTGAGATGGCTCGAACTGTCCCTGATGGAGTGGTGGCATTCTTTCCCAGTTATCTGTATATGGAATCTATTGTTTCAGCCTGGTATGACATGGTGAGGATGTTTCTTATCATTTTACATTGAAAACTGAAAGCACTGCATAATAGGGCATTCTAAGTGAGGTGTGGAAACATAAGTTATTGTTTGTGGAAACTCCAGACGCTATGGAAACGAGCATAGCCCTCAGGAATTATCGTGAGGCATGCAATAATGGAAGGGGGGCGGTCCTTCTCTCTGTGGCGCGAGGAAAAGTGTCCGAAGGAATTGATTTTGACCAGTATGTAGACATTACTGGGAGAATTACGATGGTGACTAACCTATTATCAGCAATTATGGGCGAGCTGTTATCATGTTTGGGTATGTTCAGCACACAAAATTCTGTTTCTTTGGTTGACCTTGTGCTCAGCATTCCCTATCAATACACGGAATCACGTATTCTCAAAGCTCGGCTGGAGTTTCTTCGAGATAATCATAGGATCCGAGAAAACGATTACCTTACTTTCGACGCTATGCGGCATGCTGCCCAATGCGTTGGTCGTGTGTTGCGAGGAAAGACCGACTGGGGTCTGATGGTCTTTGCGGACAAGGTGAGGATGGACGTTCCGAACGTTGAAGACTTCCAGCTTAACTCTTATATAGCGCTTTGCGAGGCAAGATAAGCGGGCAAAACTTCCGAAATGGATCAACAGTTATATTACGGAGGCCCATTCCAACTTGTCTACGGATGTGGCTGTTTCGCTAGCCAAAAAGTTCATACGTCAAATCTCGCAACCATTTGATCACACACAGACAGGAATATCTTTATGGACTCTTGAGGACATAGAAGAGAGGCAAAGACAGGATAAGGATGAAGCTGAAAGGGTCGAAATGACGCAATCAGCAGTAATTAGAGAGAATGCTGCCGAGGAGAATGACAATGCTCCGCTCGCTAGCGATTACATGGAGATCGACGACGCCGAGTTGGCAGGGCTGTATATACCCATAGATGAATAGTCGGGAGCTAGGTAATCAAGTTTGGTGGATTGCGAACTTTTGTTGTAGAAAAATGCGGATGGATTAATACGCTCACAGCAACCACGCGCTCACGGAGGGCATAATCAGTGATAAAAGACGTGCATACTATGAGGCGCAGCCATGTTTGACCCCCATTCCTCCCATTTAATACGTAGGCTCAAGTTGCGAGGGCTCATCTCGACTAGCATAGAACTTCTCGAGGAAAGTTTTGGGCTGAGGCGGATTGTCGTACTTTTTGAACCAGTGCATTACGTGGGGCTACAATGGGAAAATGAGCCTACCACAGCTGATGAATACATGTGGAATGCAACTCACCTCTTGCTTCCATAGGTTCATTGTCTCCTGATATTCTTGGTGGTTTTTGAGCAACATCACGTTCATCACAGAGAGGTCGGTAATTGTGTCTCGGTTTCGTTCAAAGTCTTGTCTGATTTTCATTCGCACAAGGGATGGAGAAACATGGAGACCATACAGTTGGACGATGTCAGGGGCCTGTAGGATAATGTGTGTTAATAGAAACTAGAGACTTGAAAATGAGTGTAAAAAGAAAGCGCCTACCGATCTATACCAAGTTCGATAGGCAGATAATGAGGCTCGTCGGGCCTCGTCCCACGACGAAACGGTGGATGTCGCCTTTGCGAGTCTAGCGGGGATGGTAGTCATTGTATTGGCTCAGCAGTAAGCAGAGATGGTAGTTTATAAGCAATGTGTCTCTCAATGAAAAGATTGGAGTTGCGAAGAGCGCAATGTATACAAAgagcgaagaggagggaggatgGTAGTATTAGAGGGATTGCAGAATAATGCGGCAAACCATTAGTCGCGGGATCAAAACTGACGAATCGGCGTCGTCGCTTTGTGAGATGGACGCAGTGTTCTTGCCATCCGGCGCACCACTGCGTGTGTGGCTGACGGACTTCTCATGTTTGCAAATGAGGTCCATCCTCAGGGATGCCACAGAGAGGAAGTAGAGCTGAGGTATGAAGTGGTTACAGCGGGAAAAGTTGAGA
The nucleotide sequence above comes from Cryptococcus neoformans var. grubii H99 chromosome 1, complete sequence. Encoded proteins:
- a CDS encoding DNA excision repair protein ERCC-2; this translates as MKFMLGDLPVLFPYDRLYPEQYSYMADLKTTLDAGGHCVLEMPSGTGKTVSLLSLIIAYMQFYPNKRKLIYCSRTVPEIEKALAELKRLMVYRAEMGANDGDFRGLGLTSRRNLCLHPEVSKEKKGKVVDSRCRDLTSAFACEKGRTDPGSVPLCSFHEELNNYEPGNLIPPGVYTLDDVKKYGQEKGVCPYFTIRRMLPFLDVVIYSFHYLLDPKVAEQVSAEMSKESIVIFDEAHNIDNVCIESLSIDLTRPMLDSAARSVNKLSDKIAEIKETDAKKLEDEYAKLVEGLQEANERAEDEDMLVSPVLSKDMVDEAVPGNIRKAEHFIAFLKRFIEYLKTRMRVLHVVAETPQSFLAHLKEITYIEQRPLKFASERLTSLVRTLELTNLEEHSALQKVAGFGTLVATYEKGFLLILEPYETEHATVPNPIFHFTCLDPSLAIAPVFDRFASVVITSGTISPLDMYPKMLQFQPVMEQSYPMTLTRNAFLPMVITRGSDQVPISSRFEVRNDPAVVRNFGSILIEMARTVPDGVVAFFPSYLYMESIVSAWYDMGILSEVWKHKLLFVETPDAMETSIALRNYREACNNGRGAVLLSVARGKVSEGIDFDHNYGRAVIMFGIPYQYTESRILKARLEFLRDNHRIRENDYLTFDAMRHAAQCVGRVLRGKTDWGLMVFADKRFARQDKRAKLPKWINSYITEAHSNLSTDVAVSLAKKFIRQISQPFDHTQTGISLWTLEDIEERQRQDKDEAERVEMTQSAVIRENAAEENDNAPLASDYMEIDDAELAGLYIPIDE
- a CDS encoding NADH dehydrogenase (ubiquinone) 1 alpha subcomplex 6 encodes the protein MTTIPARLAKATSTVSSWDEARRASLSAYRTWYRSAPDIVQLYGLHVSPSLVRMKIRQDFERNRDTITDLSVMNVMLLKNHQEYQETMNLWKQEPHVMHWFKKYDNPPQPKTFLEKFYASRDEPSQLEPTY